CGGCGCTACGGGTCGCGCCAAGCGGCGGGAAAACTCCCATAGCCGCCGGATGCGGTGGGCGAGGCGAGGATGATTCGAGTCGGACCATAGGGCACGGCGCGCGTCGTCATGGTCCTTGAATTTGGTGACCGGCACACTGGTCCTCCAAGCTGAACTTTTCACTTAACGCCGCTGCGTCAGCCTTGTCAATTGGACGAACCGTCCCTTTCTTCCATTCGGTGGAGTGTCGCAGCCGTGGCCAGGCGAATCTTGACCCCTTCCAACTCGACCACCTCGACATCGAGATCGTCGAATGCGAATTCGGTACCCAGCCGAGACAACAAGTCGATGGCAAAATCTCCATTTGGAGGGCCATAGCGGATGACGGGGTATGCGTCAGCCATCTCACAGGCCTTGATTTCTTCGATTTGAGGGTCGTTCCAGACCGCCCTCAGCGCGGCCTTGAAGCGTTCCACGTTCCCGTCTTGCAGCCGAACGAAAAAGTTAATGTCTTCGGTAGCCCGGATGATCCCGTGGAGGTTGAGTGCGGCTCCCCCGACCAACACGTATTCGACCCGGTGCGCCTCGAGTTCTCGCAGAAGTTGGAGGAACCGGTCGAAATTCATGGATGTCCTGCGAAAAGAGTAGCATGACCCGGCTATGGTAACTTGAGGATCTCCCGGTCCATTTTGGGGGAAGGGTTCCGTTGTTGCGAAAGAGAAGGGTTCAATTCGATCGCCGGCGATTCCTTGCCGGCACGGCGGGCGCCATGGGACCGGCCGTCTTCGGACGATTGCCGCTCCCTCTGATGGCGAGTCAAAGTGTTCCGCCCCCGGCTCCGGATTGGGACGCCGGCAGGGTGCGCCATCTCCTTCCCACGGTCAGCGATTCCCGGATGCTGGTGAAGGTCTCGTTCAACGGTCCGTTGCCGGACACGCCCAAGCTGCGCATCGGATCTGCCGAGTTTGCGGGCCGGATGAACGACACGGCAGGCGTTTTCTGGCAGTTCTACGCCATCGGTCTCGAGCCGAATACTCCGTATTCCCTCTCCCTTGCGGGTGGTGACGGACGGGCGCTGTGCGAACCGTGGAAGCTTTCGACATTTCCGGCGCCCCATACCCTCCCCGAGCGGTTCCGGCTGCTCTTTTTCACCTGTGCGGGCGGTCCGGGCGGGAGCTATTCGGGGATCGGCAAACGGAGCGGGTTTCTCCCCGCCGCCATCCGCAATCGGCTGCTTCGGCGCGCGTTGTCTCTCCGGCCGCATGCCGCCGTGGCCAATGGCGACCACATGTATTGGGATCTCCACACCTGGTTGGGGGACGGCGTCGGGGAACTCAGTCCCGGCGGACGGGAGTCCAACTTCGATTTTTCGGCTTCCCCGTTCGGCGGCAGCAACGAAGCGGCGCTGAAGGCGGCGGCCGGGCCGCAGATCGTGCCGGTGTACGGCGTGGACTTCAGGTCGACGCCGGTGTTCTTTTTGCAGGACGACCACGACCACTGGGAGAATGACGCCGCCAGCGACGAGCTGGTCAATTTCCCCATCCCCTGGTTCCAGCTCCAGTTGGCACGGGCGACCCAGCAGCTCTACTATCCGGAGTTTCTTCCCGACGTCCGGCGTCCGGCGGGATTGCCCTGGTCGGGAGTTGGAGACCGGGGCGACCTGTCCGAGAGCTTCGGGACCATCCGCTACGGGAGGCTC
Above is a window of Acidobacteriota bacterium DNA encoding:
- a CDS encoding nucleotidyl transferase AbiEii/AbiGii toxin family protein, with product MNFDRFLQLLRELEAHRVEYVLVGGAALNLHGIIRATEDINFFVRLQDGNVERFKAALRAVWNDPQIEEIKACEMADAYPVIRYGPPNGDFAIDLLSRLGTEFAFDDLDVEVVELEGVKIRLATAATLHRMEERDGSSN